A single window of Candidatus Hydrogenedentota bacterium DNA harbors:
- a CDS encoding YezD family protein, translated as MSSEVSQEKKPGPEASQRIDPSITEAILVAIGSLRYGSVEVTVHDGRVVMIDKRERIRLATGGH; from the coding sequence ATGAGCAGCGAAGTAAGCCAGGAGAAAAAACCGGGGCCTGAGGCATCCCAGCGCATCGACCCGTCCATCACCGAGGCGATTCTGGTGGCCATCGGCAGCCTGCGCTATGGGTCTGTGGAAGTGACGGTCCACGACGGGCGCGTGGTGATGATTGACAAGCGCGAGCGAATCCGACTGGCCACCGGGGGCCACTGA
- a CDS encoding sigma 54-interacting transcriptional regulator, giving the protein MKRHHELLLSVWREACRHIELDESLARIAPLLADPMALHGMQLFHVDPDLKRVERLGAVLEDDEATLPAPALDARRVATLARWCKTGTPVAFNAAAPVPAIPLELCDALSNQILALPLRSEHDTLGVLMLGAQPGHRFGDADARLAELLCEPLAVALENDRRLNELIALREAAEADKIKLLHRLGREALTNEIIGAKGGLRSVLERAALVSRSEVPVLIFGETGAGKEVVARAIHDSSPRANGPFIRVNCGAIPHELIDSELFGHEKGSFTGATGSRRGWFERADGGTLFLDEIGELSAAAQVRLLRVVQEGVFERVGGEQSLHVNVRIVAATHRDLAMMVREHSFREDLWYRIAVFPIMLPPLRERLEDIPELAAHFADRAARRFGLRPQTPTEADLALLAAYSWPGNVREFASVLDRAALLGDGARLEVAAALGIAPVGQRASGQAVAPDIAETGPIVTLDEAMKRHIERALAHTGGKIEGKGGVADLLDINPHTLRARMRKLRVEWNSFRK; this is encoded by the coding sequence ATGAAAAGACACCACGAACTCCTGCTCTCCGTGTGGCGCGAAGCCTGCCGCCATATCGAACTTGATGAATCACTCGCCCGGATCGCCCCCTTGCTCGCCGATCCCATGGCGCTCCATGGCATGCAGCTATTCCATGTGGACCCCGATCTCAAGCGCGTCGAGCGCCTCGGGGCCGTGCTCGAAGACGACGAGGCTACCCTGCCCGCGCCCGCCCTCGATGCGCGGCGCGTTGCCACCCTTGCCCGTTGGTGCAAGACAGGCACCCCCGTCGCCTTCAATGCCGCCGCTCCCGTACCCGCCATTCCCTTGGAGTTGTGCGATGCACTCAGCAATCAGATCCTCGCCTTGCCGCTCCGCTCCGAGCACGATACCCTTGGCGTACTCATGCTGGGTGCCCAACCGGGCCACCGCTTTGGCGATGCCGATGCGCGCCTCGCGGAGTTACTCTGCGAGCCCCTGGCCGTCGCACTGGAAAATGATCGGCGCCTCAATGAGCTTATCGCGCTGCGCGAGGCCGCTGAAGCCGACAAGATCAAGCTGCTCCATCGCCTCGGCCGAGAGGCCTTGACCAACGAGATCATCGGCGCCAAAGGCGGGTTGCGCTCCGTACTCGAGCGGGCCGCCCTCGTGTCCCGCTCCGAGGTGCCCGTGCTGATTTTCGGCGAGACCGGCGCCGGCAAAGAAGTCGTCGCCCGCGCCATTCACGACAGCTCTCCCCGGGCCAACGGCCCCTTCATCCGCGTGAACTGCGGTGCAATCCCCCATGAATTGATCGACTCCGAGCTCTTCGGCCACGAGAAAGGCAGCTTCACCGGCGCCACCGGTTCAAGGCGCGGCTGGTTCGAACGCGCCGACGGCGGCACGCTGTTCCTCGATGAAATCGGCGAGCTTTCCGCCGCCGCACAGGTCCGCCTCCTCCGCGTCGTGCAGGAGGGTGTCTTCGAGCGCGTGGGGGGGGAGCAGTCGCTCCATGTGAACGTGCGCATCGTCGCCGCCACCCACCGCGACCTCGCCATGATGGTCCGGGAACACAGCTTTCGCGAAGACCTCTGGTATCGCATCGCCGTCTTCCCCATCATGCTGCCACCCCTCCGCGAGCGCCTGGAAGATATCCCCGAACTGGCGGCCCACTTTGCGGACCGGGCCGCGCGCCGCTTCGGACTTCGGCCCCAGACGCCCACCGAGGCCGATCTGGCCCTCCTCGCGGCCTATTCGTGGCCCGGCAACGTCCGCGAGTTTGCCTCGGTGCTGGATCGCGCCGCCCTCCTGGGAGATGGCGCAAGGCTGGAAGTCGCCGCCGCCCTCGGCATCGCGCCCGTGGGCCAGCGCGCCTCTGGCCAGGCCGTGGCGCCAGATATCGCCGAGACTGGCCCCATCGTCACCCTCGACGAAGCTATGAAACGACACATCGAACGCGCCCTCGCCCACACCGGCGGAAAGATTGAGGGCAAGGGCGGCGTCGCCGACCTCCTCGACATCAACCCCCACACCCTGCGCGCCCGCATGCGCAAACTCCGCGTCGAGTGGAACAGCTTTCGGAAGTAA